The following are encoded in a window of Chryseobacterium sp. genomic DNA:
- a CDS encoding RNA polymerase sigma factor, producing the protein MKSKSDSSLISQYQSGDEKALAVLIERHQNELYTYIFYKVMDSDLANDIFQDAFMKIIVTLKSGKYNEEGKFILWAKRISHNLIIDHYRLKAKHNKVSETSYDNEEFSIFDLIREQEENIEERLVTQQIHSDLFKLLEFLPENQQEVIRLRFFDGLSFKEIADQTDSSINTTLGRVRYALINLRKIMEENRIILTR; encoded by the coding sequence ATGAAATCTAAATCGGACAGTTCACTAATATCACAGTATCAGTCAGGTGACGAAAAAGCGCTTGCTGTACTTATCGAAAGACATCAGAACGAATTATATACCTATATATTTTATAAGGTAATGGACTCGGATCTGGCTAATGACATTTTTCAGGATGCTTTCATGAAAATCATTGTCACGCTGAAAAGCGGAAAGTATAATGAGGAAGGCAAATTTATACTTTGGGCGAAGCGGATCTCGCACAACCTGATCATCGATCATTACAGGTTAAAAGCCAAGCACAATAAAGTTTCAGAAACTTCCTATGATAACGAGGAATTCTCCATCTTCGACCTGATCCGGGAGCAGGAGGAGAATATAGAAGAGCGCCTTGTAACACAGCAAATCCACAGTGACCTTTTCAAACTGCTGGAATTTTTGCCGGAAAACCAGCAGGAGGTAATCAGACTCCGCTTCTTTGACGGGCTAAGCTTCAAGGAAATTGCTGACCAGACTGACAGCAGCATCAACACCACTCTGGGAAGGGTGAGGTATGCGCTCATCAACCTGAGAAAAATCATGGAGGAAAACAGGATTATTCTCACGAGGTAG
- the metK gene encoding methionine adenosyltransferase, which produces MSYLFTSESVSEGHPDKIADQISDALIDNFLAYDKQSKVACETLVTTGQVVLAGEVKSEAYLDVQTIARDVINGIGYTKGEYMFNGDSCGVISAIHEQSPDINQGVDRTNEEADFETRANLQGAGDQGMMFGYATNETDNYMPLALDLAHSILKELSVMRREGSEVSYLRPDAKSQVTIEYSDDHKPIRIDSIVISTQHDEFGSDEAMLARIRKDMIDVLIPKVKYKQKREIQELFNDQIKYHINPTGKFVIGGPHGDTGLTGRKIIVDTYGGKGAHGGGAFSGKDPSKVDRSAAYATRHIAKNLVAAGVADEVLVQVSYAIGVAQPCGLYINTYGTSKVNLTDGEIAQRVQTLFDLRPYAIEHNLKLRNPIYQETASYGHMGREPFTATRVFNKGRKDEKIIEDLEFFTWEKLDRVNDIKKEFELQ; this is translated from the coding sequence ATGTCTTATTTATTTACGTCTGAATCGGTTTCCGAAGGACATCCCGACAAGATTGCGGATCAGATCTCAGATGCACTGATCGATAACTTTCTGGCCTACGATAAACAGTCGAAGGTGGCCTGTGAAACTCTTGTAACTACCGGTCAGGTGGTATTGGCTGGTGAGGTGAAATCTGAGGCTTATCTTGATGTTCAGACCATAGCCCGCGACGTCATTAACGGTATAGGATATACCAAAGGCGAGTATATGTTCAACGGTGATTCTTGCGGAGTGATTTCGGCGATCCATGAGCAGTCTCCCGATATTAACCAAGGTGTAGACAGGACTAATGAGGAGGCGGATTTTGAAACCCGTGCCAACCTGCAGGGAGCCGGCGACCAGGGAATGATGTTTGGCTATGCCACCAATGAAACTGATAACTACATGCCGCTTGCGCTGGATCTGGCACATTCCATCCTGAAAGAACTGTCTGTAATGCGCCGCGAAGGATCTGAAGTTTCGTATTTGAGACCTGACGCAAAATCACAGGTCACCATAGAGTATTCGGACGACCATAAACCCATCCGTATAGACAGTATTGTCATTTCCACCCAACACGACGAATTTGGCAGCGACGAAGCAATGCTGGCCAGAATCCGCAAGGATATGATTGATGTACTTATACCGAAGGTGAAATATAAGCAGAAGCGCGAAATCCAGGAACTCTTTAACGACCAGATCAAATACCATATAAATCCAACCGGCAAGTTTGTAATCGGAGGGCCACATGGTGATACCGGTTTGACAGGCCGTAAAATCATTGTTGATACCTATGGCGGCAAAGGGGCTCACGGAGGCGGGGCCTTCAGCGGGAAAGATCCTTCAAAGGTAGACCGCAGTGCTGCATATGCCACGCGCCATATTGCAAAGAACCTGGTAGCTGCCGGTGTGGCCGATGAAGTACTTGTGCAGGTTTCCTATGCAATAGGCGTTGCCCAGCCTTGTGGTCTGTACATCAATACATACGGAACCTCGAAAGTGAATTTAACAGATGGCGAGATCGCCCAACGGGTACAAACCTTGTTTGATCTGCGCCCTTATGCAATAGAACATAATCTGAAGCTTCGTAACCCCATCTATCAGGAAACAGCTTCTTACGGACATATGGGACGTGAACCTTTTACAGCGACGCGCGTCTTCAATAAAGGCCGTAAAGACGAAAAGATAATAGAGGACCTGGAATTCTTCACTTGGGAAAAACTGGACCGAGTGAACGATATTAAAAAGGAATTCGAACTCCAATAA
- a CDS encoding DUF2683 family protein produces MESLIVHPKNQMELNALKSVMKEMGIKYEKFHNRTLKPRAASEGRSGEKKSGRPSGSFRDKPKTGE; encoded by the coding sequence ATGGAATCACTAATCGTTCACCCGAAGAACCAGATGGAACTGAACGCGCTGAAAAGCGTGATGAAGGAAATGGGAATCAAATACGAAAAATTTCATAACCGGACACTGAAACCGCGTGCGGCTTCCGAGGGCAGATCAGGAGAAAAAAAATCCGGCAGACCATCCGGCAGCTTCCGGGATAAACCAAAGACAGGGGAATAA
- a CDS encoding YjjG family noncanonical pyrimidine nucleotidase, with the protein MKMQHIFFDLDNTLWDHRRNAYLTLREIYSRERAQERYGIGFEEFHKEYFTINERLWAQIRDGEIDKEFLRKHRFYDSFLFFGIDDFELAQVFEHNFLDEILNYNELVDGAFELLEYLADKGYTLHILSNGFEEVTYRKCELSGIKNYFATITSADELNIRKPHPEIYAHALQKAGAAAGESVMIGDDWVADVEGGKAFGLKVVFFDVFDDKYTAEGVDVIRHLSELKQLL; encoded by the coding sequence ATGAAAATGCAGCACATTTTTTTTGACCTGGACAATACTCTGTGGGACCACCGCAGGAACGCCTATCTAACCCTGCGGGAGATTTATTCGCGCGAAAGGGCGCAGGAGCGCTACGGCATAGGTTTCGAAGAATTCCATAAGGAATATTTTACCATCAATGAAAGGCTTTGGGCGCAGATCCGTGATGGGGAGATTGATAAAGAATTTCTCCGAAAGCATCGCTTCTACGACTCATTCCTGTTTTTTGGAATTGATGATTTTGAGCTGGCTCAGGTATTCGAGCACAACTTCCTGGACGAAATCCTGAATTATAACGAGCTTGTAGATGGGGCTTTTGAACTTTTGGAATATCTCGCAGATAAGGGATATACCCTCCATATCCTTTCCAATGGTTTTGAAGAAGTGACCTACAGAAAGTGTGAACTGTCCGGCATAAAGAACTATTTCGCGACAATCACCAGTGCCGATGAGCTTAACATCCGTAAACCGCACCCTGAAATATATGCACATGCACTGCAGAAAGCCGGTGCTGCCGCAGGAGAATCTGTGATGATCGGTGATGACTGGGTGGCCGACGTGGAGGGAGGAAAAGCGTTTGGCCTAAAGGTCGTTTTCTTTGATGTTTTTGATGACAAATATACTGCAGAAGGTGTTGATGTCATCCGACATCTATCTGAGCTGAAACAGTTGCTTTAA
- a CDS encoding DUF6576 domain-containing protein, with protein sequence MPEAILIIAALALIIYCFRKYSTKQSGVRSEKFTSIDDRFNAERRARELEIDRLLNKMGKNGAADLSKKDRQSLEELSKK encoded by the coding sequence ATGCCGGAAGCCATATTGATTATTGCCGCACTTGCACTTATCATTTATTGCTTCAGGAAATACTCCACAAAACAATCCGGTGTCCGAAGTGAGAAATTCACTTCTATAGACGACCGATTTAATGCAGAAAGAAGAGCGCGGGAGCTGGAAATTGACCGGTTACTGAATAAAATGGGTAAAAACGGCGCCGCAGATCTCTCCAAAAAAGACAGACAGAGTCTGGAGGAACTGTCAAAAAAATAA
- a CDS encoding PEGA domain-containing protein has translation MKKRNLPILILIGMSSVSCATILTGTSDDVTFTSNPSGASVFVKNVEKCKTPCNVTVQRTLSKSTAELKLDGYQDQSVKLEKTFNPVSLVNILIGGAIGVAVDAATGSLTKYQKKTYEVELEAK, from the coding sequence ATGAAAAAAAGAAATCTACCTATTCTGATCTTAATTGGTATGTCTTCCGTATCCTGTGCCACTATATTGACAGGTACAAGTGATGATGTTACCTTCACCTCCAATCCCTCAGGAGCCAGCGTATTTGTAAAAAACGTTGAAAAGTGCAAAACTCCTTGTAACGTAACGGTGCAGCGCACCTTGTCCAAATCCACCGCAGAGCTTAAACTTGACGGTTATCAGGATCAAAGTGTTAAATTGGAAAAGACCTTCAATCCCGTAAGCCTTGTAAACATCCTCATAGGTGGAGCAATTGGCGTTGCAGTTGATGCGGCAACAGGCTCTCTAACAAAATATCAAAAGAAAACCTACGAAGTAGAGCTGGAAGCAAAATAA
- the trpS gene encoding tryptophan--tRNA ligase, with translation MSRILTGIQATGTPHLGNLLGAIIPAIELSKKADNESFLFIANMHSLTQIKDAEELKRNTYEIAAAWLACGLDTDKTYFYRQSDIPEVCELSWYLSCFFPYQRLTLAHSFKDKADRLADVNAGLFTYPVLMAADILLYDAEVVPVGKDQLQHLEMARDMGARFNNQMGEVFVLPQAELQEDTKYVPGTDGQKMSKSRGNIINIFLPEKQLKKQIMAIETDSRTLEEPKDPETDKVFAIYKLIATAEETSELEEKYLAGNFGYGHAKNALLELILTKFSRERELFAYYMDNLPELDQKLKEGAEKTRKIAANTLLRARESLGM, from the coding sequence ATGTCACGAATCCTAACCGGAATCCAGGCTACCGGAACGCCTCATCTGGGCAATTTACTCGGAGCAATTATTCCAGCTATTGAACTCTCCAAAAAAGCGGACAACGAATCTTTTCTGTTTATCGCCAATATGCACTCACTGACACAGATAAAAGATGCTGAGGAACTGAAAAGGAATACCTATGAAATCGCAGCCGCCTGGCTGGCCTGCGGCCTTGATACGGACAAGACCTACTTCTACCGCCAAAGTGATATTCCCGAGGTCTGCGAACTTTCCTGGTATCTTTCCTGCTTCTTTCCTTACCAGCGGCTTACTTTGGCTCACTCCTTCAAAGATAAGGCCGACCGCCTGGCCGACGTGAATGCCGGACTGTTTACCTATCCTGTACTGATGGCCGCAGACATACTGCTTTACGATGCCGAAGTGGTACCTGTAGGCAAAGACCAGCTGCAGCACCTGGAAATGGCCAGAGATATGGGCGCACGGTTTAATAATCAGATGGGTGAGGTCTTTGTACTTCCCCAGGCAGAACTGCAGGAAGACACCAAATATGTTCCCGGCACTGATGGCCAGAAGATGTCCAAGTCCAGAGGGAATATTATCAATATATTCCTGCCGGAGAAGCAGCTTAAAAAACAGATCATGGCCATTGAAACAGATTCCAGAACACTGGAGGAGCCTAAGGACCCCGAAACGGACAAAGTTTTTGCCATCTATAAGTTAATCGCAACAGCTGAGGAAACCTCTGAACTGGAAGAAAAATACCTGGCCGGTAATTTCGGTTACGGACATGCTAAGAATGCGCTGCTGGAACTGATCCTCACCAAATTTTCGCGGGAGCGCGAACTTTTTGCGTATTATATGGACAACCTGCCGGAACTGGACCAGAAACTGAAGGAAGGTGCTGAAAAAACAAGGAAGATTGCAGCCAATACGCTTCTGAGGGCCCGAGAAAGCCTTGGAATGTAA
- the ileS gene encoding isoleucine--tRNA ligase, which translates to MKKFNEYKNLDLTAVASSVSEYWNQHETFRKSVQIREGQPEYVFYEGPPSANGMPGIHHVMARALKDIFCRYQTQNGKQVFRKAGWDTHGLPIELGVEKELGITKEDIGKKISVEDYNQACRDAVMRYTDVWNDLTEKIGYWVDLDDPYITYEPKYMETVWWLLKQLYTKDLLYKGYTIQPYSPAAGTGLSSHELNQPGTYRDVSDTTVVAQFKVRKLSEKAALKIGESQVSIDTGEIAGASCGGALHWEEFDKENSEIQTDIHILAWTTTPWTLPSNTALAVGKDIEYVLVKTFNQYTFKPVNIILAKVLLQKNFGKKYAEGTDEDFTSYTSESKTIPYKIIAELTGEDLAGTDYEQLIPWFLPAENPENAFKVIVGDFVTTEDGTGIVHIAPTFGADDARVAKENGISPMLVKDENGNSVPLVDLQGRFIEGGQTPELFAGKYIKNEYYEAGTAPEKSWDVELAILLKTENKAFKVEKYVHSYPHCWRTDKPVLYYPLDSWFVRMTAVKDRLVELNQSINWKPKSTGEGRFANWLENVNDWNLSRSRYWGIPLPIWRTEDLKEEIIIGSVEELINEIQKSIEAGFMDKNPFEGFETGNMSAENYAKIDLHKNIVDEIVLVSKTGKPMRREADLIDVWFDSGSMPYAQLHYPFENRELIDDRKAFPADFIAEGVDQTRGWFYTLHAIGTAVFDSVAYKNVMSNGLVLDKNGQKMSKRLGNAVDPFETLQKYGPDATRWYMIANANPWENLKFDVEGIDEVRRKFFGTLYNTYSFFALYANVDGFTYSEKDIENRPEIDRWILSELNLLVKEVTEFYNDYEPTKVARAINNFVNDNLSNWYVRLCRRRFWKGEYSEDKISAYQTLYTCLETVAKISAPIAPFFMDRLYQDLNRSTGRNTAESVHLTDFPTADQNLIDQDLVEKTHLAQQITSMVFSLRKKENLKVRQPLQKVMVPVLDAKSETQIQAVSELIKQEVNVKELVLINAEEASHLIVKQIKPNFKTLGAKLGKDMKAVGSQISAMTSEQIATLEKEGKMNIEGHEIMLDDVEIFTKDIPGWTVASEGKLTVALDLTLTEELKAEGVAREFINRIQNLRKDKNFDLTDRITIQIEENSPFEAELINNNQYISEEVLSDKIEIVNSLSNFNEIEIDDIKFKVFVNRI; encoded by the coding sequence ATGAAGAAGTTTAACGAATATAAAAACCTGGACCTCACTGCTGTCGCTTCGAGTGTTTCGGAGTACTGGAATCAACATGAAACTTTCAGAAAATCAGTGCAGATTCGTGAAGGACAGCCTGAATATGTTTTTTATGAAGGTCCACCATCAGCGAACGGAATGCCGGGGATCCATCATGTGATGGCCCGCGCCCTGAAGGACATCTTCTGCCGTTACCAGACCCAGAACGGAAAACAGGTTTTCCGCAAGGCGGGTTGGGACACCCATGGATTACCCATTGAACTTGGCGTTGAAAAAGAACTTGGAATTACCAAAGAAGACATAGGCAAGAAAATTTCGGTTGAGGACTATAACCAGGCCTGCCGGGATGCCGTAATGCGCTACACGGATGTTTGGAATGACCTTACGGAAAAAATTGGCTATTGGGTAGATCTTGATGATCCTTACATTACCTATGAACCCAAATACATGGAAACGGTATGGTGGCTCCTTAAGCAGCTCTACACCAAAGACCTGCTCTACAAGGGCTATACCATACAGCCCTATTCACCAGCTGCCGGCACCGGTCTTAGTTCACACGAACTTAACCAGCCCGGAACGTACCGGGATGTAAGTGACACAACAGTAGTTGCTCAGTTTAAGGTTAGGAAACTTTCGGAAAAGGCAGCGCTGAAAATAGGTGAAAGTCAGGTATCCATTGATACGGGTGAAATTGCCGGCGCAAGTTGTGGCGGCGCCCTTCACTGGGAAGAATTTGACAAGGAAAATTCAGAAATCCAAACAGACATTCACATCCTGGCCTGGACCACCACGCCCTGGACTTTGCCTTCAAATACAGCATTGGCTGTTGGAAAAGACATTGAATATGTTTTGGTGAAAACCTTCAACCAGTATACTTTTAAGCCTGTTAATATTATTCTGGCCAAAGTACTTCTGCAAAAGAATTTCGGTAAGAAATATGCCGAAGGAACTGATGAGGATTTTACCAGTTATACTTCTGAAAGTAAAACTATTCCTTATAAAATCATCGCTGAACTAACCGGTGAAGATTTAGCCGGAACAGATTACGAACAGTTGATTCCATGGTTTTTACCCGCTGAAAATCCGGAAAATGCTTTCAAAGTTATTGTTGGAGATTTTGTGACCACCGAAGACGGTACCGGAATCGTGCACATCGCGCCGACTTTCGGTGCTGATGATGCACGTGTAGCGAAGGAAAACGGAATTTCGCCGATGCTGGTGAAGGATGAAAACGGCAATTCAGTTCCGCTGGTAGATCTTCAGGGAAGATTTATTGAAGGCGGCCAAACGCCGGAACTTTTTGCAGGTAAATACATTAAGAACGAATATTACGAGGCCGGAACCGCTCCCGAGAAATCCTGGGATGTAGAACTCGCTATCCTTCTAAAGACTGAAAACAAAGCCTTTAAGGTGGAGAAATATGTTCACAGCTATCCACACTGCTGGAGAACCGACAAACCGGTGCTTTATTATCCGCTGGATTCCTGGTTTGTGAGAATGACCGCCGTTAAAGACCGCCTGGTGGAACTGAACCAGTCCATCAACTGGAAGCCTAAGTCCACCGGTGAAGGGCGTTTTGCCAACTGGCTGGAGAATGTTAATGACTGGAACCTGTCGCGCTCAAGATATTGGGGCATCCCCTTGCCTATCTGGAGAACTGAGGACCTGAAAGAAGAAATCATTATAGGTTCTGTAGAAGAACTGATAAATGAAATTCAGAAATCCATTGAAGCCGGATTTATGGACAAAAACCCTTTTGAAGGTTTCGAAACAGGAAATATGTCGGCAGAAAATTATGCTAAGATTGACCTTCATAAGAACATTGTAGATGAAATCGTTCTGGTTTCAAAAACCGGTAAGCCGATGAGGCGTGAAGCCGATCTAATCGACGTATGGTTTGATTCAGGCTCAATGCCTTATGCACAACTTCATTATCCTTTCGAAAACAGGGAACTGATTGATGACAGGAAAGCCTTCCCGGCTGACTTTATTGCTGAAGGTGTGGACCAGACGAGAGGTTGGTTTTACACACTTCACGCAATTGGAACAGCAGTTTTCGATTCTGTAGCATATAAAAATGTGATGTCCAACGGTCTGGTTCTCGATAAAAACGGGCAGAAAATGTCCAAGCGTTTGGGCAATGCGGTGGATCCTTTTGAAACTCTTCAGAAATACGGTCCCGATGCAACCCGTTGGTACATGATTGCCAATGCAAATCCCTGGGAAAACCTGAAGTTCGACGTTGAAGGAATTGACGAGGTGAGAAGAAAATTCTTCGGTACACTCTACAACACCTATTCATTCTTTGCGCTGTATGCCAATGTAGATGGATTTACCTATTCTGAAAAAGACATTGAGAACCGTCCGGAAATTGACCGCTGGATCCTATCGGAACTAAACCTTCTGGTAAAAGAAGTTACTGAATTTTATAATGACTACGAACCCACTAAGGTAGCCCGTGCCATCAATAATTTTGTCAATGACAACCTGAGCAATTGGTACGTGAGGCTTTGCAGGAGACGTTTCTGGAAAGGAGAATATTCTGAAGATAAGATTTCAGCCTACCAAACTCTTTATACCTGCCTGGAAACGGTAGCCAAAATTTCAGCTCCAATTGCACCGTTCTTTATGGACAGGCTTTATCAGGACCTGAACCGCAGCACAGGCAGGAACACGGCTGAGTCGGTACATTTAACTGATTTCCCAACAGCCGACCAGAATCTTATTGACCAGGATCTTGTTGAAAAAACCCACCTGGCGCAGCAGATCACGTCAATGGTTTTCTCTCTTAGAAAAAAGGAGAATCTGAAGGTTCGCCAGCCACTCCAAAAAGTGATGGTACCGGTCCTGGATGCCAAGAGCGAAACACAGATCCAGGCGGTTTCGGAACTGATTAAACAGGAAGTAAATGTAAAAGAACTGGTATTGATAAACGCTGAGGAAGCATCACATCTGATCGTGAAACAAATTAAGCCCAATTTCAAAACACTTGGAGCCAAACTGGGCAAGGACATGAAAGCGGTTGGATCACAGATCTCGGCCATGACTTCAGAACAGATAGCCACACTGGAGAAGGAGGGAAAGATGAACATTGAAGGTCATGAAATCATGCTGGACGATGTGGAGATCTTCACCAAGGACATCCCCGGCTGGACCGTGGCGAGCGAAGGAAAACTGACTGTAGCCCTGGACCTTACGCTTACGGAGGAGCTTAAAGCCGAAGGAGTTGCGCGTGAATTCATCAACAGGATACAGAATCTGAGAAAAGATAAGAATTTTGACCTAACCGACAGGATTACAATCCAAATTGAAGAGAATTCACCGTTTGAAGCTGAACTTATTAACAATAATCAGTATATTTCCGAGGAAGTATTGTCAGATAAAATAGAAATTGTAAATTCACTTTCGAATTTCAATGAAATTGAGATTGATGACATAAAATTTAAAGTATTTGTAAACAGGATTTGA
- a CDS encoding lipoprotein signal peptidase: MKKIAIITIIILLIDQISKFYIKTNFHLGESVDVMPGFKLTFVENPGMAYGFHFGGLLGKYLLVLIRIFLIGGMVYLFRKWLKQGASNYLLIPMSMIFAGAIGNLIDGMFYGLIFDSGTVYDESVQRWIDYGGISKVVEFGQGYSTFMKGCVVDMFHFPLVDWYVPADWPLIGGKHIEFFKYIFNVADSAITVGALLLLIFRKKAFPEGLDF, encoded by the coding sequence ATGAAGAAGATCGCAATCATCACCATCATCATCCTTTTAATTGACCAAATTTCCAAGTTCTATATCAAAACCAACTTCCACCTGGGTGAAAGCGTAGATGTAATGCCCGGGTTTAAACTCACTTTTGTAGAGAACCCCGGGATGGCATACGGATTCCACTTCGGCGGACTCCTGGGAAAATATTTACTCGTGCTGATCCGTATTTTCCTGATTGGCGGAATGGTATACCTGTTCCGGAAATGGCTGAAGCAGGGCGCCTCCAACTATCTACTGATTCCAATGTCAATGATCTTCGCGGGAGCCATTGGTAACCTTATAGACGGTATGTTCTACGGACTGATCTTTGACAGCGGTACGGTTTATGACGAAAGTGTGCAGCGCTGGATCGATTATGGCGGAATTTCGAAAGTGGTAGAATTCGGCCAGGGATATTCCACCTTTATGAAGGGATGTGTGGTGGATATGTTTCACTTCCCACTTGTAGACTGGTATGTACCTGCCGACTGGCCTTTAATTGGAGGCAAACATATTGAGTTCTTCAAATACATCTTCAATGTGGCCGATTCGGCAATCACAGTCGGCGCCCTTCTCCTGCTGATATTCCGCAAGAAGGCCTTTCCCGAGGGTCTGGACTTCTAA
- a CDS encoding phenylacetate--CoA ligase family protein, whose amino-acid sequence MNLFPSIEYASPAEIRSLQEQKLAELLKYLQDHSVFYQRMFSANGINVENIRKLEDLQQLPLTSKSDLQQYNHDFFCVPGHKIVDYSTTSGTLGDPVTFGLSDSDLERLAYNEAISFACAGIKEGDLVQMMTTVDKRFMAGLAYFLGLRKMGAGVIRMGPGIPELQWDSILRYKPKWLITVPSFLLKMIEFAENHGIDYRNSSVYGAVCIGESLREQDFTDSALSRKIGEKWGIRLFSTYASTEMSTAFAECGLQQGGHQHPELIITEILDENGEPVLPGETGELVVTTLGVEALPLLRFKTGDLVTAHHEPCGCGRTTMRLGPVVGRKQHMIKYRGTTLYPPALNDILNDFDGITVYQIVIRTNSIGTDEIIVKISTDEKREDLLNEVKDRFRAKLRVSPKIEVIPSEELTLQVHNPKSRKPLHFLDLRL is encoded by the coding sequence TTGAACCTATTTCCATCTATTGAATATGCATCGCCGGCAGAAATAAGATCGCTGCAGGAGCAAAAGCTGGCAGAACTTCTGAAATACCTGCAGGATCATTCGGTTTTCTACCAACGCATGTTTTCTGCGAATGGGATCAATGTTGAAAATATCAGGAAACTGGAAGACCTGCAACAGTTGCCCCTCACCTCCAAATCGGATCTTCAGCAGTATAATCATGATTTTTTCTGTGTTCCAGGTCATAAGATCGTGGATTACAGCACGACCTCGGGAACCCTGGGTGATCCGGTTACCTTCGGCCTGTCCGACAGCGATCTGGAGCGGCTGGCTTATAACGAGGCCATTTCTTTCGCCTGTGCGGGCATTAAAGAAGGTGATCTGGTGCAGATGATGACTACAGTAGACAAGCGGTTTATGGCAGGTCTGGCTTATTTCCTCGGACTTCGGAAGATGGGAGCGGGTGTCATCAGGATGGGGCCCGGTATTCCGGAACTGCAGTGGGACAGCATTCTGCGCTATAAACCAAAATGGCTGATTACGGTGCCCTCTTTCCTGCTTAAAATGATTGAATTTGCTGAAAATCATGGAATCGATTACAGGAACTCTTCTGTTTACGGTGCTGTGTGCATTGGTGAAAGTCTGCGTGAGCAGGATTTCACAGACTCTGCGCTTTCCAGAAAAATCGGTGAAAAATGGGGTATCAGATTGTTTTCTACTTACGCATCCACAGAGATGAGTACTGCCTTCGCTGAATGCGGATTGCAGCAGGGAGGCCATCAGCATCCGGAGCTTATCATCACGGAAATTCTGGACGAAAATGGGGAGCCCGTGCTGCCAGGAGAAACCGGAGAGTTGGTTGTTACTACCCTGGGAGTTGAAGCGTTACCTTTGCTGAGATTTAAGACCGGCGATCTTGTGACTGCTCATCATGAGCCTTGCGGATGTGGCAGAACCACTATGCGGCTGGGGCCTGTGGTAGGCAGGAAACAGCATATGATAAAATACCGCGGAACCACGCTTTACCCACCGGCTCTGAATGATATACTGAATGACTTTGATGGAATTACAGTTTACCAGATTGTAATTCGCACCAACAGTATCGGTACGGATGAAATTATCGTAAAAATCAGTACGGATGAAAAAAGAGAGGATTTATTAAATGAAGTGAAAGACCGTTTCCGGGCAAAGCTACGCGTTAGTCCTAAGATTGAAGTTATACCCTCGGAGGAACTGACGCTGCAGGTTCATAATCCAAAAAGCCGTAAACCCTTACATTTTCTGGATTTACGGCTTTAG
- a CDS encoding TraR/DksA family transcriptional regulator — MAEERQRYSDADLKEFKELIQQKIEKAEKDLMLIRESFINDQNNGTDDTSPTFKAFEEGAETLSKEQNAILAGRQEKFVRDLKNALIRIENKTYGICRVTGKLIGKERLRAVPHATLSIEAKNLQR, encoded by the coding sequence ATGGCAGAAGAAAGACAACGTTATAGTGACGCAGACCTGAAGGAGTTTAAAGAACTTATTCAGCAAAAAATAGAAAAAGCAGAAAAAGATTTAATGCTCATCCGCGAGAGCTTCATCAACGACCAGAATAACGGCACTGATGACACCTCGCCCACTTTCAAGGCTTTTGAAGAAGGAGCAGAGACACTCAGTAAAGAGCAGAATGCAATTCTGGCAGGCAGACAAGAGAAATTCGTTCGCGATTTGAAAAATGCGCTTATCCGTATCGAGAACAAGACTTACGGAATCTGCCGTGTTACAGGTAAACTCATTGGCAAGGAGCGTTTGCGGGCTGTACCGCACGCCACACTGAGCATTGAGGCAAAAAATCTGCAGAGGTAA